The Kordia sp. SMS9 DNA window AGCGAATGGCTTCAATGTTTTCGTATTCTTTCTCACTTCCTGTAAAGTCTTTCTGATTGAATAGTTCTGACAAACCAAGAATCACGTTCAAAGGCGTTCTAATTTCGTGACTCATGTTTGATAAAAATGTGGTTTTCGCTTTGGCAGATTTTTCAGCAATAACACGCGCTTCTTCAATACGAATCATGTTTCGAATATCTGTTGAAATATCTCGGATCACACAGAAAAATAACATTTTACTGTTTATATATATCGGATTGATTTTTAAGTTGTAATACGTAATTTCGTTGTTTTCATACACTTCAAACTCAAAAAAGTCTTGCTCCAAACCTTTAGATGAATTCACTGCGAATTTGTCAATAATTGCTTGTAGATTCTTTGCAAAATCTGCGGGCAACAGTTTGTAAAAGTTAAGCTGATTTTCATGCGCATTGATAAAATCTGCTGCTTTTTTATTGGAACGAATGATCAAACCTTCTGGATTGAAGATAATATTTGCATCCAACGAATTGTGAATTACCGCAGAATAAAGCTTCTCGTTTTCTTCAAGTTCTTTTTGAATTTGTGTTTTCTGAAGAATTTCCTTGCTGAGTTTTGCATTGAGATCTTCTAAGGTAGCTATTTGCGACTTCAACATGCGATGCAATGGTGCTTTGCTAGGAAGATTCTCGCTTTGTGTGACACGTAATTGTTCGGGAACTAAATGGACCGTACTCGTAAAATTCTCTAGTAAATAATAGCTTTCAAAATGCTTGTTGTATGCGTTGTTGTAGATACTCAGTATAGCAGTTGTTCCTAATTTCTCTTGAATTTTTTTCTGAATAAGATTCGAATATTCAAAAAGTTCTTTTAAAATAGAAGATACGTTGGTTTGCGAAACGAGTTCAAGGGACAATGGCGCATGTACACGTAAATCTTCCACTTCTAACAGAAAACTAGTGTTAAAACTTCCCAATAAGTCTTTTGATTTTAACAACACATCTTTCAAAAAGAGTTCCGCCAATACCACTTTTTGCGTGTAACTATCTGCAATAAAGAGGACACGAATTTCATCAGATGATGTTAGCAACGGATAATTTTCTATGAGTTTTTGGCGAAAAGTAGCTTTGTCAAAATTTGCATCGGGTTGTAGTGATAAAAATTCTTCAATTTCAAGATACAAATTTGGAAAATATTCCAAACGCTCCGTTTCAAACATACTTTCAAAGGCGTTCAGTTTTAAACTCAATTCATGATGTATAAAACATTGGGAGAGTTGAACCTTTAAACTTTCTAAAAGTTTAGAAATGGTAGCGTGTAAAGATACGTCTTCAGTTTTTGTCACTTTTGGTAAATTTCGCTTTAAAAATGTATTAAAGTTGGACATTTCAAATCGTACGCTTCTTAGAAATCAAACAATAATTAAACGTTGGAAATTTCCGTAAGGCAGTCACACACAATGTACTGCAAAGAACAAGTTGGCTTGCTAAAATAATAGTCATAAGTAATGTTAAGGGAATTCGAGTAAAAATATGATAAATTCAAAAACTAACAAATATTTAAGAGTTAAATTGAATATATTTTTCTCTTTTTAATGATTTATGATAAAATCTGCAAAGAAAATGAAAAAATAGGGGAAGACTAAAAATTGCAATAAAGGGTTTTTCGTATCAATAGGAGAGAAGTAACTTCTGGTAGAAGCATAAAAAAAACCGACACTAAAAAGTATCGGTTTTATAAGCGAAATATATATTATTTGACGATTTATTTTACTTTATCAACGATTGCTTTGAACGCTTCTGGGTGGTTCATTGCTAAATCAGCTAAAACCTTACGGTTTAGTTCGATGTCATTAGCTTTTACTTTTCCCATAAACTGTGAATAAGACATTCCGTTTAAACGAGCTCCCGCATTGATACGAGTAATCCATAATGCACGAAATGTTCTTTTCTTGTTTCTACGGTCTCTGTATGAGTAACTCATAGCTTTGTCAACCGCATTCTTAGCAACTGTCCAAACGTTTTTACGTCTTCCAAAGTAACCTTTGGCTTGTTTTAATACCTTTTTTCTTCGGGCTCTACGAGCAACCGCGTTTACTGATCTTGGCATATTTTTAAATGATTTTTGTAGTAGGCGGTCGATAATCGACACTTAGTCTTTTTTAAATCGTATATCTAAAATTAAAAATCTACAATCGTTAAGGCCTAACTCCAGGGTTTATAAATTTGTTTTAACCGAAAGAACGGATTACTTTAAACGTAATTGTTCTTTAATACTATTAACGTCACTTTCATGTACCAAAGTACTGTGCGTTAATTTAAGCTTACGCTTCTTAGACTTCTTTGTTAAGATGTGACTTTTGAAGGCATGCTTTCTTTTAATTTTACCAGAACCTGTAAGCTTAAAACGCTTCTTAGCACTGGATTTTGTTTTCATTTTAGGCATAATTCCTAATTGTTTTAAATACTTCGCTTATTATTTTTGATTTGATTTCACACAACAATTTTTACATCATGTTGTGCGAAGTCGAAACATTATTTCTTTTTGGGTGCAATGAACATAATCATTCGCTTTCCCTCTAATTTTGGCATTTGTTCTACCTTTCCATACTCTTCAAGTTCTTGGGCTAATTTTAATAATAAAATCTGTCCTTGATCTTTATAGATGATGGAACGACCTTTAAAAAATACATATGCTTTCAATTTAGCACCATCTGATAGGAACTTAATCGCATGTTTCTTTTTAAATTCGTAATCGTGTTCATCTGTTTGAGGACCAAAACGAATTTCCTTAACAGTTACTTTTGATGCTTTAGCTTTTAAAGCTTTTTCGCGTTTTTTCTGTTCATATAGGAATTTCTTATAATCCATTATTTTACAAACAGGAGGATTTGCTTTAGGTGAAATTTCAACTAAATCTAAACCTTGTTCGTCAGCTATGGCTAGTGCCTTCCTTGTTGGATAAACGCCAATTTCAACATTATCTCCTACAAGTCGTACTTCGGGAGCATTGATTTTTCTGTTAATTCTGTGTGGATCTTCCTTGATTTCTCTTCTAGGTGCCCTACTTCTTTTTCTTCGTATTGCTATGGTTCTAAAATTTTAAGTTAAACATTAAATGGTTTCAAGCTATTTTGTACTTCTGTTGTAACTAATTCAGCAAATGCTTCCATAGTTAGTGTACCAATATCGCCTGCTCCATGTCTTCGTACAGAAACTGTGCCATCTTTCTCCTCTTGTTCGCCAATGATGAGCATAAAAGGAACTTTGCTCATTTCTGCTTCACGAATCTTTTTCCCGACCGTCTCGTTTCTGTTGTCGATTTGGGCGCGAATTTCGTTATTTTCTAACAAAGTTAAAACTTTTTTCCCGTAATTCTCATATTTTTCGCTCACAGGTAATAGAATTGCTTGTTCGGTCATGAGCCATAACGGGAAATTTCCGCCTGTATGTTCCAATAAAATAGCGATAAAACGCTCCATACTTCCAAAAGGAGCACGGTGAATCATTACAGGTCTATGCAGCTCGTTATCACTACCTTTATAGGTAAGATCAAAACGTTCTGGTAAGTTATAATCTACTTGAATCGTTCCTAATTGCCAGCTTCTGCCAAGTGCATCTTTTACCATAAAATCCAACTTGGGACCGTAAAAAGCAGCTTCTCCATATTCAACAACATAATTCAATGCTTTCTCTTTTGCAGCATTAATGATAGCATTTTCTGCTTTTTCCCAATTTTCATCAGAGCCGATATACTTTTCTGGTTTTTCAGGATCGCGTAATGAAACTTGCGCTGTAAAATTTTCAAATCCTAACGAACCAAATACGTACATGACCAAATCAATCACATTTTTAAACTCTTGATCCAGTTGATCTGGCGTACAAAAAATATGTGCATCATCTTGTGTAAATCCTCGTACACGTGTCAATCCGTGCAATTCTCCACTTTGTTCATAACGATATACCGTTCCAAATTCTGCGAAACGCTTTGGTAAATCCTTATAACTAAAAGGTTTTGCATTATAAATTTCACAGTGATGCGGGCAATTCATTGGTTTCAACAAAAACTCTTCATCATCTTTTGGTGTTGTAATTGGTTGAAAGCTATCTTCTCCATACTTTGCAAAATGTCCAGAAGTTACATACAATTCTTTCTGTCCAATATGCGGAGAAATCACCATTTCATAACCAGCTTTCTGCTGTGCTTTCTTCAAGAAGTTTTCTAACTGCGAACGTAATGCAGCTCCTTTTGGCAACCATAACGGCAACCCTTGTCCAACTCTCTGTGAAAACGTAAACAATTCTAGTTCTTTACCAAGTTTTCTATGATCACGTTTCTTAGCTTCTTCTAATAAATGTAAATATTCTTTCAGTTCTTTCTGTTTAGGGAAAGAAACTCCGTAAACACGTGTCAACTGTTTGTTTTTCTCATCACCTTTATAATAGGCACCGGCAACGCTCATTACTTTTACAGCTTTCACAATACCAGTATTTGGAATATGTCCACCACGACATAAATCAGTAAACGTGTCATGATCGCAAAACGTAATTGTTCCATCTTCCAAGCCTTCTACTAGCTCAACTTTATAATCATTTCGACCTTTATAATACGACAATGCTTCTTCTTTCGTTGCAGAACGCATCTTAAAATCGTGCTTTCCTCTAGCAATCTCCAGCATCTTATTCTCAATCGTCGAAAAATCTTTATCAGTGATGGTTTCATCTCCCATATCAATATCATAATAAAAACCATTCTCAATAGCTGGTCCTACCCATAACTTCGCATTTGGGTACAATTCCAAAATTGCTTGTGCTAAAATATGCGCGGAAGAATGCCAAAACGCTTTCTTTCCTTCGTCATCTCTCCAGGTGTACAAAGTGAGTGCTCCATCTTCGGTAAGTGGAGTCGTAGTTTCTACAGTGGTACCATTAAAGTTTGCAGAAATAACATTTCTAGCAAAACCTTCACTAATATTCTTAGCAACATCCATAGGAGTTACTATCGAATCAAATTCTCTAATTGAGCCGTCTGGCAGTGTAATTTTTATCATACAAAAATAAATATTAAGCCAGCAAAGATAATACGAACCAAAAACCTGTACAATATATAATAGGTATAATATCAAAAGAAAAATAAAACAGCTAGTCAAAGTTGCTATTCGAAGTTTACAACTTCGAACATGACCAGTTCAAGTTTATAACTTGGACTGCTTGTGTTTCCAATTGGCTAGTTGAAGTTTTGGGGTTTCAACCAACTTGAATTCGCGCGCCAATAAATTCTGTAAGGATGGTTAATTTAAGTTTGGAACTTCATCAAAAATCGAAAAAACTTTCATTTCTAAATGCTTAGTGAATAAGCTGTTAGAATTAGTATTAAAAAAAGGCTTAAAAAAGTATTAGGAAGTTATAAAAAGGTGATTATATTTGCAGCCGCTAAAACGGGAAGTTTTGGTTTTCAGCAATACGTTCTGATTATTTTTTTGAATGATAAACCAAAAATCGCAACTTTGTAAAAAAGTTAGATTAAGATTTTGTTTGAGACTAAAAAAGGTTGTATGTTTGCATCCGCTAAAATCGGCAACGATTTTGGGATTAGTTCTGATAAGAAATACACTTTTAAATGGGAGGCAAGAAGTTTGCGAAAGAGCTTCAAAAAAAATCTCAAAAAAGTTTTGTTGGAAAGGAAAAAGGGTTTTATATTTGCACCCGCTTTCGGAAGGAAGTTTAAGAAATAGAATAAAAAAATAGTTCATTGACATATTGATTAGCAGCAATTATATTGGAGACGATATAATGATAAAAAACATAAGCAAAAAACGTCTTTTGAGAATTTTGGAATAATTTTTCTGAGTTGAAAGAAATATATTATATAAAGAAACAACGATGAAGAGTTTGATCCTGGCTCAGGATGAACGCTAGCGGCAGGCTTAACACATGCAAGTCGAGGGGCAGCATTGGTACTTGTACCAGATGGCGACCGGCGCACGGGTGCGTAACGCGTATGAAACCTACCTAATACAGGGGGATAGCCCAGAGAAATTTGGATTAATACCTCATAGTACTGTTGAATCGCCTGATTCAATAGTTAAAGATTTATCGGTATTAGATGGTCATGCGTTCTATTAGTTAGTTGGTAAGGTAACGGCTTACCAAGACTTCGATAGATAGGGGCCCTGAGAGGGGGATCCCCCACACTGGTACTGAGACACGGACCAGACTCCTACGGGAGGCAGCAGTGAGGAATATTGGACAATGGAGGCAACTCTGATCCAGCCATGCCGCGTGAAGGAAGACTGCCCTATGGGTTGTAAACTTCTTTTATAGAGGAAGAAACGCAGATACGTGTATTTGTTTGACGGTACTCTACGAATAAGGATCGGCTAACTCCGTGCCAGCAGCCGCGGTAATACGGAGGATCCAAGCGTTATCCGGAATCATTGGGTTTAAAGGGTCCGCAGGCTGTTGTTTAAGTCAGAGGTGAAAGTTTGCAGCTCAACTGTAAAATTGCCTTTGATACTGGATGACTTGAGTTATAATGAAGTGGTTAGAATATGTAGTGTAGCGGTGAAATGCATAGATATTACATAGAATACCGATTGCGAAGGCAGATCACTAATTATATACTGACGCTGAGGGACGAAAGCGTGGGGAGCGAACAGGATTAGATACCCTGGTAGTCCACGCCGTAAACGATGGTTACTAGCTGTTTGGACTTTGGTCTGAGTGGCTAAGCGAAAGTGATAAGTAACCCACCTGGGGAGTATGCTCGCAAGAGTGAAACTCAAAGGAATTGACGGGGGCCCGCACAAGCGGTGGAGCATGTGGTTTAATTCGATGCAACGCGAGGAACCTTACCAGGGCTTAAATGTAGGATGCATTAGTTAGAGATAGCTATTTCTTCGGACTTCTTACAAGGTGCTGCATGGTTGTCGTCAGCTCGTGCCGTGAGGTGTCAGGTTAAGTCCTATAACGAGCGCAACCCCTGTTGTTAGTTACCAGCACGTAATGGTGGGGACTCTAACAAGACTGCCGGTGCAAACCGCGAGGAAGGTGGGGATGACGTCAAATCATCACGGCCCTTACGTCCTGGGCTACACACGTGCTACAATGGTAGGTACAGAGAGCAGCCACGTCGCAAGGCGGAGCGAATCTACAAAACCTATCTCAGTTCGGATCGGAGTCTGCAACTCGACTCCGTGAAGCTGGAATCGCTAGTAATCGGATATCAGCCATGATCCGGTGAATACGTTCCCGGGCCTTGTACACACCGCCCGTCAAGCCATGGAAGCTGGGGGTACCTGAAGTCGGTGACCGTAAGGAGCTGCCTAGGGTAAAACTAGTAACTGGGGCTAAGTCGTAACAAGGTAGCCGTACCGGAAGGTGCGGCTGGAACACCTCCTTTCTAGAGCGACGAAGATAGATTATTATAAATGATCGAGAGATTGTTTTTGCTTAGCTGTTAATTAAAAAATTGAACAAAATACAAGTAGAGTCTCATAGCTCAGCTGGTTAGAGCGCTACACTGATAATGTAGAGGTCGGCAGTTCGAGTCTGCCTGAGACTACTAAGTATTTACAAGGAAATTTTAGAAGTTGAGAATTTAGTACTTCATTATTCGACATTTTGAATTCGACATTCTGGATTTCGTTATGGGGGATTAGCTCAGCTGGCTAGAGCGCCTGCCTTGCACGCAGGAGGTCATCGGTTCGACTCCGATATTCTCCACAAGGCAATGCCTTGAGATAATTATATTTCAAGAGTATTGCAGATAATCATTTTTAGATTTATATCTGTGATGATTCATCATAAAGTTCATTGACATATTGAGATAAAAGAGAAACGAGAATTAATTATTAAATTAATGAATCGAGAGAAAAATATTTACAAATAATAAAGAGCAAAAAGTACAATAAGCTAAGTAAGGGCGTATGGGGAATGCCTAGGCTCTCAGAGGCGATGAAGGACGTGATAAGCTGCGAAAAGCTGTGGGGAGAGGCACATACTTTGTGATCCGCAGATATCCGAATGGGGCAACCCGGCATGTTGAAGACATGTCACCAGAGATGGAGCAAACCCGGAGAACTGAAACATCTAAGTACCCGGAGGAGAAGAAAACAAAAGTGATTCCGCTAGTAGTGGCGAGCGAACGCGGAATAGCCCAAACCAATGTTGTTACGGCAATATTGGGGTTGTAGGACCACGATATTTTATGTTAATTAAATTAGAATCCTTTGGAAAGAGGAACCAAAGAGGGTGATAGTCCCGTATAGGTAAGCTTAATTATAGATAGTGGTATCCTGAGTAGCGCGGGGCACGTGTAACCCTGTGTGAATCTGGCGGGACCATCCGCCAAGGCTAAATACTCCTGAGAGACCGATAGTGAACTAGTACCGTGAGGGAAAGGTGAAAAGAACCCTGAATAAGGGAGTGAAATAGACCCTGAAACCATACGCTTACAAGCGGTCGGAGCGGCTATATGCTGTGACGGCGTGCCTTTTGCATAATGAGCCTACGAGTTACCGTTGCTAGCGAGGTTAAACACTTCAGGTGTGGAGCCGTAGCGAAAGCGAGTCTGAATAGGGCGCTATAGTTAGTAGTGGTAGACGCGAAACCGTGTGATCTACCCATGGGCAGGTTGAAGCTGTGGTAACACACAGTGGAGGACCGAACCGGTTGACGTTGAAAAGTCTTCGGATGACCTGTGGGTAGGGGTGAAAGGCCAATCAAACTCGGAAATAGCTCGTACTCCCCGAAATGCATTTAGGTGCAGCGTATTAATAGTTTTATAGAGGTAGAGCTACTGATTGGATGCGGGGGCTTCACCGCCTACCAATTCCTGACAAACTCCGAATGCTATAAAATGCTTTAATGCAGTGAGGGCATGGGTGCTAAGGTCCATGTCCGAGAGGGAAAGAACCCGGACCATCAGCTAAGGTCCCCAAATATATACTAAGTTGAATAAACGAGGTTTGACTGCCTAGACAGCTAGGATGTTGGCTTGGAAGCAGCCATTCATTTAAAGAGTGCGTAACAGCTCACTAGTCGAGCGGTCGAGCATGGATAATAATCGGGCATAAGTATATTACCGAAGCTATGGACTTCTTAAGAAGTGGTAGGGGAGCATTCTATATGCGCAGAATGTGGTCTGCGAGGACTGCTGGAGCGTATAGAAAAGAAAATGTAGGCATAAGTAACGATAATGCGGGCGAGAAACCCGCACACCGAAAGACTAAGGTTTCCTCAGCTATGCTAATCAGCTGAGGGTTAGTCGGGACCTAACGCGAACCCGAAAGGGGTAGTGGATGGACAAGCAGTTAATATTCTGCTACCTGCTCACGTTAAAAGTGACGGAGGCGAGAAGTTAGTGCGCACTGACGGAATAGTGCGTTGAAGAGAGTGGTAACACCTCGATAGTACAGTAAGGCTACGGCCGCGCTGATAATCTAGCAAATCGACTTCCAAGAAAACCGAGTGAAGCAGCCCGTACCGTAAACCGACACAGGTAGTTGGGATGAGAATTCTAAGGTGCTCGAGAGATTCATGGCTAAGGAACTAGGCAAAATCGACCTGTAACTTCGGGAGAAAGGTCGCCCATCTTCGGATGGGCCGCAGTGAAAAGGTCCAGGCGACTGTTTATCAAAAACATAGGGCTTTGCTAAATCGAAAGATGATGTATAAGGCCTGACACCTGCCCGGTGCTGGAAGGTTAAGAGGA harbors:
- a CDS encoding ATP-binding protein; amino-acid sequence: MTKTEDVSLHATISKLLESLKVQLSQCFIHHELSLKLNAFESMFETERLEYFPNLYLEIEEFLSLQPDANFDKATFRQKLIENYPLLTSSDEIRVLFIADSYTQKVVLAELFLKDVLLKSKDLLGSFNTSFLLEVEDLRVHAPLSLELVSQTNVSSILKELFEYSNLIQKKIQEKLGTTAILSIYNNAYNKHFESYYLLENFTSTVHLVPEQLRVTQSENLPSKAPLHRMLKSQIATLEDLNAKLSKEILQKTQIQKELEENEKLYSAVIHNSLDANIIFNPEGLIIRSNKKAADFINAHENQLNFYKLLPADFAKNLQAIIDKFAVNSSKGLEQDFFEFEVYENNEITYYNLKINPIYINSKMLFFCVIRDISTDIRNMIRIEEARVIAEKSAKAKTTFLSNMSHEIRTPLNVILGLSELFNQKDFTGSEKEYENIEAIRFSTENLLMIVNDILDFSKIEAGKLNVQKVDFNFTELISNLQKGFNIKAEEKGLDFSMNMTNSVPKYIVGDQYRLSQILNNLIGNAIKFTQKGFVCVKITGKLLEDDTFQLYFTIEDSGYGIPKENIDYIFESFYQMQYDKEKPEGTGLGLSITKELVSLLGGNLTVKSEPNTGTTFQFDLNYKVSDLSDAELQGIQNINHNLRHKRILVAEDNKLNQLFIKQLLKKWDAETTVVENGQEAVEVVKMHDFDLILMDIQMPVLDGLEATAAIRALDTNKKDVPIVACSADVFPESRQKAEEAGVNYYITKPINAKSINEILYLLMSSN
- the rplT gene encoding 50S ribosomal protein L20 gives rise to the protein MPRSVNAVARRARRKKVLKQAKGYFGRRKNVWTVAKNAVDKAMSYSYRDRRNKKRTFRALWITRINAGARLNGMSYSQFMGKVKANDIELNRKVLADLAMNHPEAFKAIVDKVK
- the rpmI gene encoding 50S ribosomal protein L35 yields the protein MPKMKTKSSAKKRFKLTGSGKIKRKHAFKSHILTKKSKKRKLKLTHSTLVHESDVNSIKEQLRLK
- the infC gene encoding translation initiation factor IF-3, with the translated sequence MKEDPHRINRKINAPEVRLVGDNVEIGVYPTRKALAIADEQGLDLVEISPKANPPVCKIMDYKKFLYEQKKREKALKAKASKVTVKEIRFGPQTDEHDYEFKKKHAIKFLSDGAKLKAYVFFKGRSIIYKDQGQILLLKLAQELEEYGKVEQMPKLEGKRMIMFIAPKKK
- the thrS gene encoding threonine--tRNA ligase, which gives rise to MIKITLPDGSIREFDSIVTPMDVAKNISEGFARNVISANFNGTTVETTTPLTEDGALTLYTWRDDEGKKAFWHSSAHILAQAILELYPNAKLWVGPAIENGFYYDIDMGDETITDKDFSTIENKMLEIARGKHDFKMRSATKEEALSYYKGRNDYKVELVEGLEDGTITFCDHDTFTDLCRGGHIPNTGIVKAVKVMSVAGAYYKGDEKNKQLTRVYGVSFPKQKELKEYLHLLEEAKKRDHRKLGKELELFTFSQRVGQGLPLWLPKGAALRSQLENFLKKAQQKAGYEMVISPHIGQKELYVTSGHFAKYGEDSFQPITTPKDDEEFLLKPMNCPHHCEIYNAKPFSYKDLPKRFAEFGTVYRYEQSGELHGLTRVRGFTQDDAHIFCTPDQLDQEFKNVIDLVMYVFGSLGFENFTAQVSLRDPEKPEKYIGSDENWEKAENAIINAAKEKALNYVVEYGEAAFYGPKLDFMVKDALGRSWQLGTIQVDYNLPERFDLTYKGSDNELHRPVMIHRAPFGSMERFIAILLEHTGGNFPLWLMTEQAILLPVSEKYENYGKKVLTLLENNEIRAQIDNRNETVGKKIREAEMSKVPFMLIIGEQEEKDGTVSVRRHGAGDIGTLTMEAFAELVTTEVQNSLKPFNV